A window of the Hordeum vulgare subsp. vulgare chromosome 5H, MorexV3_pseudomolecules_assembly, whole genome shotgun sequence genome harbors these coding sequences:
- the LOC123396942 gene encoding probable NAD(P)H dehydrogenase (quinone) FQR1-like 2: MKRGNLAVVSLPSHPPPPQRRDRTFIPAPAPRSVRIYVVFYSTYGHVRRLARAVQRGVGSMPGALGILLRVPETLPGAVLARMGALEAAAEMDAEGIPVADPGGLPARYGAMAAQMQAFFDSTAPFCRGHRLAGKPAGLFVSTGTQCGSQETNA; the protein is encoded by the coding sequence ATGAAGAGAGGAAATCTCGCAGTCGTCTCTCTCCCGTCGCACCCCCCGCCCCCGCAGCGCCGCGACCgcaccttcatcccggccccggCACCGCGGTCGGTCCGCATCTACGTCGTGTTCTACTCCACGTACGGGCACGTGCGGCGACTGGCGCGGGCGGTGCAGCGCGGGGTGGGGTCCATGCCGGGCGCGCTGGGGATCCTGCTCCGCGTGCCGGAGACGCTGCCCGGCGCCGTGCTGGCCCGGATGGGCGCGCTGGAGGCCGCCGCGGAGATGGACGCGGAGGGGATCCCCGTGGCGGACCCCGGCGGCCTCCCCGCGCGGTACGGCGCCATGGCCGCGCAGATGCAGGCCTTCTTCGACTCCACCGCGCCGTTCTGCCGCGGCCATCGCCTCGCCGGCAAGCCCGCCGGCTTATTCGTCAGCACCGGCACCCAGTGCGGCAGCCAGGAGACCAACGCGTAG
- the LOC123399473 gene encoding cinnamoyl-CoA reductase 1-like, which translates to MASSPRVCVTGGGGYIASWLVKLLLSRGYAVNATVRDPSDPKNACLQQLDGAPENLRVFKADMLDYGAVTPALAGCEGVFHIATPVPEQEMLDPEKEMMDPTVKGTMNVLKACSAMNVEKLILVSSAASICFNPDWPEDKLKDESCWSDKEFCKKNESWYSLAKTEAEEIALEYGEKNGLHVITFCPGLVFGPLLQHVVLNTSSKVLLYIIKGGPDTMNNKFWPIVDVRDVADALLLLYNKAGRYERYICSLDQMDLKDLLEIMKNLYPSYSYADKMVDVDYKGAMTSDKLKNLGWQPRKLEDTLADSVESYEKAGLLHVSDGEPCRLPFFYRMPPFEE; encoded by the exons ATGGCGTCGTCGCCGCGGGTGTGCGTGACCGGCGGCGGTGGGTACATCGCCTCGTGGCTCGTCAAGCTGCTCCTCTCCCGCGGCTACGCCGTCAACGCCACCGTCCGCGACCCAA GTGATCCCAAGAACGCGTGCCTCCAGCAGCTGGATGGGGCTCCGGAGAACCTGCGGGTGTTCAAGGCCGACATGCTCGACTACGGCGCCGTGACGCCCGCGCTCGCCGGCTGCGAGGGCGTCTTCCATATCGCCACTCCGGTTCCCGAGCAGGAGATGCTTGATCCCGAG AAAGAGATGATGGATCCTACTGTCAAGGGAACCATGAATGTTCTCAAGGCCTGTTCAGCTATGAACGTTGAGAAACTCATTCTGGTTTCCTCCGCCGCCAGTATTTGCTTCAATCCGGATTGGCCAGAAGATAAACTCAAAGATGAGAGCTGCTGGTCAGACAAAGAGTTCTGCAAGAAGAATGAG AGCTGGTATTCTCTTGCGAAGACCGAAGCTGAAGAGATAGCCCTGGAATACGGGGAGAAGAACGGATTGCATGTCATCACATTCTGCCCTGGTCTGGTCTTCGGCCCTCTGTTGCAGCATGTGGTGCTCAACACTAGCAGCAAGGTCCTCCTCTACATCATAAAAG GAGGCCCTGATACGATGAACAATAAGTTCTGGCCCATCGTAGATGTTCGCGACGTAGCCGACGCGTTGCTCCTGTTGTACAACAAGGCGGGGCGATATGAGAGATACATATGCTCGTTAGACCAAATGGACTTGAAGGATTTGCTGGAGATAATGAAGAACTTGTACCCTAGTTACAGTTATGCAGACAA GATGGTCGACGTGGATTACAAGGGTGCAATGACATCGGATAaactgaagaatttggggtggcAACCAAGGAAATTAGAGGATACACTCGCAGACAGCGTCGAGTCGTATGAGAAGGCAGGACTTCTTCATGTTTCAGATGGCGAACCCTGCCGGCTTCCCTTCTTCTACCGCATGCCTCCCTTCGAGGAATGA
- the LOC123399474 gene encoding calcineurin subunit B-like: MGNASSMLTQYDIEEVQEHCSYLFSQQEIVSLYERFCQLDRSAKGFVAEDEFLSIPEYSTNPLSQRLLRMVDGLNFKEFVSFLSTFSTRASFQQKIELMFKVYDIDGKGKVSFKDLVEVLRDLTGSSMSEQQREQVLTKVLEEAGYTRDSTLSLEDFVTIIDHPGLKMEVEVPID; encoded by the exons ATGGGGAACGCGTCGTCGATGCTGACGCAGTACGACATTGAGGAGGTGCAGGAGCACTGCAGCTACCTAT TCTCGCAGCAGGAGATCGTGTCGCTGTACGAGCGATTCTGCCAGCTCGACCGCAGCGCCAAGGGCTTCGTCGCCGAGGACGAGTTCCTCTCCATCCCGGAGTACTCCACCAACCCGCTCTCCCAG AGGTTGCTACGTATGGTTGATGGATTGAACTTCAAGGAATTTGTTTCGTTTCTCTCTACCTTCAGCACAAGGGCCAGCTTTCAGCAAAAGATTGAGT TGATGTTTAAGGTGTATGACATTGATGGCAAGGGGAAAGTAAGCTTCAAGGACCTGGTAGAGGTTTTACGGGACCTAACGGGCTCATCCATGTCAGAGCAACAAAGAGAG CAAGTACTAACAAAGGTGTTGGAAGAAGCTGGGTACACACGGGATTCCACTCTATCATTAGAAGATTTTGTGACG ATCATCGACCAccctggcctgaaaatggaggtGGAAGTGCCCATCGACTAG